In the Staphylococcus sp. IVB6240 genome, one interval contains:
- a CDS encoding NADH:flavin oxidoreductase/NADH oxidase family protein encodes MNKTLLEELVLPNGAQLKNRFFKSAMSETMGDKENNPSDELIALYKHWSKQSIGVIVSGNIMVDRRYLAEPGNIVLDDQSDISAFSKLAEAGKTQGVPMWLQLNHPGKQMYRSMNQVPIAPSAVPISGSAKSAFRPPRRMSTFEIKETIKKFVSAGIKAKEAGFTGVQIHAAHGYLVNQFLSPADNQRTDRYGGSLENRMRFLIEIYQGLRENLGSDFTIALKLNASDFKETGFGFEDCQQVVKTMSELGIDLIEISGGNYEAPVFGSEHENGASFLSYAVALSELTNVPIVSTGGFRKKDQMEEAIESGVSMIGLARPFVLQSDLVEVYRKTGNINLSTPRLTTKIPQIDQVLGVIIGVSYYEAQMKRIGRQRDVKISTNAWPYLLQTIKAHGLTALKPRRR; translated from the coding sequence ATGAACAAAACATTATTAGAAGAATTGGTCTTGCCGAATGGTGCACAATTAAAAAATCGCTTTTTCAAATCAGCAATGAGTGAAACGATGGGAGATAAAGAGAACAATCCGAGTGATGAGTTGATTGCTTTATATAAACATTGGTCTAAACAGTCAATCGGTGTCATAGTAAGTGGAAATATCATGGTCGACAGACGTTATTTAGCAGAGCCGGGCAATATCGTATTGGATGACCAATCAGACATATCAGCATTTTCAAAATTGGCTGAGGCAGGGAAAACACAAGGCGTACCTATGTGGCTCCAACTCAATCATCCAGGAAAACAGATGTATCGATCTATGAATCAGGTACCGATTGCACCAAGTGCAGTTCCTATTTCTGGAAGTGCCAAGTCTGCTTTTCGACCACCTCGTCGAATGAGTACATTTGAAATTAAAGAAACGATTAAAAAATTTGTTTCAGCAGGAATTAAGGCGAAGGAAGCAGGATTTACAGGGGTTCAAATTCATGCGGCTCATGGATATCTTGTGAACCAATTCTTATCGCCAGCAGATAATCAACGTACAGACCGCTATGGTGGTAGTTTAGAAAATCGTATGCGTTTTTTAATTGAAATCTATCAAGGTTTACGAGAAAATTTAGGGTCAGATTTCACAATTGCATTAAAGCTAAATGCTTCTGATTTCAAAGAAACTGGTTTTGGCTTTGAAGATTGTCAACAAGTCGTTAAAACAATGTCTGAGTTAGGCATTGATTTAATTGAAATTTCTGGTGGGAACTATGAGGCACCAGTATTTGGAAGTGAACATGAAAATGGTGCAAGCTTTTTAAGTTATGCTGTTGCTTTATCGGAGTTAACGAATGTGCCAATCGTTTCAACAGGAGGCTTTCGTAAAAAAGACCAAATGGAAGAAGCAATTGAGAGTGGTGTCTCAATGATTGGCTTGGCAAGACCTTTTGTTCTACAATCAGACTTAGTCGAAGTTTATCGAAAAACTGGAAATATAAACTTGTCAACACCACGATTAACGACTAAAATCCCTCAGATTGATCAAGTGCTGGGCGTAATCATTGGTGTCAGTTACTATGAGGCGCAGATGAAAAGAATAGGGCGTCAAAGAGATGTTAAGATAAGCACCAATGCATGGCCATATTTATTACAGACTATCAAAGCACATGGATTAACAGCATTGAAACCGAGAAGACGATAA